One window of Vigna radiata var. radiata cultivar VC1973A unplaced genomic scaffold, Vradiata_ver6 scaffold_2236, whole genome shotgun sequence genomic DNA carries:
- the LOC106752923 gene encoding LOW QUALITY PROTEIN: organic cation/carnitine transporter 6-like (The sequence of the model RefSeq protein was modified relative to this genomic sequence to represent the inferred CDS: inserted 2 bases in 1 codon), whose amino-acid sequence MFFDSQHLFIGVFTDHYPTWHCTNHTTTCTSNSNIYKLQQSSWEWDGPSSKTIISQFGLECASSFITGLPQSSFFFGCLLGSFLLVTMADTSLGRKNMIVLSCLSMSVISIIIIYSTNVWIYSALKFLIGFCQSSISTCCLVLLTEKVSTEWRFTVGIIEFVFFASGTCSXVAYANGNSTWKYFYLWISVPAIIYSFIAYFFITESPRWLLMQGR is encoded by the exons ATGTTCTTCGATTCACAACATTTGTTCATAGGAGTCTTCACTGACCATTACCCAACATGGCACTGCACTAACCACACGACAACATGCACCTCAAATTCCAACATCTACAAGCTTCAACAATCTTCATGGGAATGGGATGGTCCCTCTTCCAAGACAATCATCTCACAGTTTGGCCTTGAGTGTGCCAGCAGCTTCATCACAGGTTTACCCCAATCCTCCTTCTTTTTCGGTTGCCTTCTCGGTTCCTTTCTTCTTGTCACCATGGCCGACACATCTCTCGGAAGAAAGAACATGATTGTTCTGTCTTGTTTATCAATGTCTGTAAtttccatcatcatcatctactCCACCAACGTTTGGATATACTCGGCGTTGAAATTTCTGATTGGGTTCTGTCAATCGTCCATCTCAACTTGTTGTTTGGTATTACTGACAGAGAAAGTGAGCACCGAGTGGAGGTTCACGGTGGGAATTATAGAGTTTGTTTTCTTTGCATCGGGTACATGTTC TGTTGCTTATGCCAATGGAAATTCTACATggaaatatttttacttatggATTTCTGTTCCTGCTATCATTTACTCTTTCATTGCTTACTTTTTCATCACCGAGTCTCCAAGATGGCTTCTCATGCAAGGCCGA